The following coding sequences lie in one Calidithermus timidus DSM 17022 genomic window:
- a CDS encoding ABC transporter permease: protein MRDRSANGVSIGGKSTWRRLPLAVKIGGLIILLVLLGMVTGWLNPTDPNATGPNRLSPPSPQHPLGTDLLGRDLLARVLAGAQNALYVGVIAVGIGLSLGVLLGMLAGYFGGWIDSLLSFVLDSLYAFPALLLALLFAAVFNPGATSSMAAIGIAAVPAFARLARAGVLSVKAQPYVEAARALGMGSARIIVRHVLPNILGPLVVQASLAFAASILAEAGLSYLGLGTQPPTASWGRMLREAQSYQELSVFPVLWPGLAIALTVLGFNLLGDGLRDWLDPRRQNR from the coding sequence ATGCGTGACCGATCGGCCAATGGCGTCTCCATAGGGGGCAAGAGCACCTGGCGGCGCCTGCCCCTGGCGGTGAAGATCGGTGGCCTCATCATCCTGCTGGTGCTCTTGGGCATGGTGACGGGCTGGCTCAACCCCACCGACCCCAACGCCACCGGCCCCAACCGGCTTTCCCCGCCCTCGCCCCAACACCCCCTGGGCACCGACCTGCTGGGCCGCGACCTGCTGGCGAGGGTGCTGGCGGGGGCCCAAAACGCCCTGTACGTGGGGGTAATCGCGGTGGGGATCGGGCTCTCGCTGGGGGTATTGCTGGGGATGCTGGCAGGCTACTTCGGCGGCTGGATCGACTCGCTGCTCTCCTTCGTGCTCGACAGCCTCTACGCCTTCCCGGCCCTCCTGCTGGCCTTGCTGTTCGCGGCGGTGTTCAACCCCGGAGCCACCAGTTCCATGGCGGCCATCGGCATCGCAGCGGTGCCGGCTTTTGCCCGGCTGGCCAGGGCCGGGGTGCTCTCGGTCAAGGCCCAGCCCTACGTCGAGGCTGCAAGGGCACTGGGGATGGGCTCGGCCCGCATCATCGTCCGCCACGTGCTGCCCAACATCCTCGGACCCCTGGTGGTGCAGGCCAGCCTGGCCTTCGCCGCCTCCATCCTGGCCGAGGCCGGGCTGTCCTACCTGGGCCTGGGCACCCAGCCCCCCACCGCGAGCTGGGGCCGCATGCTGCGCGAAGCCCAGAGCTACCAGGAACTCTCGGTCTTCCCGGTGCTGTGGCCGGGCCTGGCCATCGCCCTCACGGTGCTGGGCTTCAACCTGCTGGGCGACGGGTTGCGCGACTGGCTCGACCCCAGGCGGCAGAACCGCTAG
- a CDS encoding SDR family NAD(P)-dependent oxidoreductase produces MNYADMFRLEGQVALVVGGGSGIGQASAEALAAHGARVVVADARLEGASQTLERIRAAGGEAEVAHLDIRDGAAVRALVGDIVARHGRLDTAVSTPSINVRKPLLEYTDEEFERVVSLNLKGTFHVLTEAGRVMAKQGSGSLIAFSSIRSLVVEPGQGVYAATKAGTVQLIRTLAAELGPQGVRANAIGPGVIDTPLTAPIKNQPEWYAAYRAKSVFGRWGRPEEVAGAVVFLASRASSYVTGTILFVDGGWTAVDGRFTPPL; encoded by the coding sequence ATGAATTACGCCGACATGTTTCGCCTCGAGGGCCAAGTTGCGCTGGTGGTGGGCGGGGGTTCGGGCATCGGGCAGGCTTCGGCTGAAGCCCTGGCGGCCCACGGTGCGCGGGTGGTCGTGGCCGATGCGCGGCTGGAGGGGGCCAGCCAGACCCTCGAGCGCATCCGGGCGGCGGGAGGAGAGGCCGAGGTCGCACACCTCGACATCCGCGACGGCGCGGCGGTGCGCGCGCTGGTGGGGGATATCGTCGCCCGCCATGGCCGGCTGGACACCGCCGTCTCCACTCCCAGCATCAACGTGCGTAAGCCCCTGCTCGAGTACACCGACGAGGAGTTCGAGCGGGTGGTTTCGCTCAACCTCAAGGGCACCTTCCACGTCCTGACCGAGGCGGGACGGGTCATGGCTAAGCAGGGCTCGGGCTCGCTGATCGCTTTTTCCTCCATCCGCTCGCTGGTGGTAGAGCCGGGGCAGGGCGTCTATGCGGCCACCAAGGCCGGAACTGTGCAACTGATCCGCACCCTGGCCGCCGAACTCGGCCCCCAGGGGGTGCGGGCCAACGCCATCGGCCCCGGCGTGATCGACACCCCCCTCACCGCCCCCATCAAGAACCAGCCCGAGTGGTACGCCGCCTACCGCGCCAAGAGCGTCTTCGGCCGCTGGGGCAGGCCCGAGGAGGTCGCCGGAGCGGTGGTGTTTTTGGCCTCGAGGGCCTCCTCCTACGTCACCGGCACCATCCTCTTCGTCGATGGTGGCTGGACGGCGGTGGACGGGCGCTTTACGCCGCCGCTGTGA
- the lspA gene encoding signal peptidase II — translation MPLFIVPFLLALDQVFKLAAIQHLSSGSKSAIPGLLDFTLVYNTGAAFGLFTGGAQWLSYISVAVGFGILYYLYRNPRLSRVQTVALSMIAAGAWGNAIDRIGRGSVVDYIDMTTNVAPIRDFPIFNLADMCVVIGVALLLLPQRRRKW, via the coding sequence ATGCCGTTGTTCATCGTCCCGTTCCTGCTTGCGCTCGACCAGGTGTTCAAGCTGGCCGCGATCCAGCACCTTAGCTCGGGCTCCAAAAGCGCCATCCCCGGCCTGCTCGACTTCACGTTGGTCTACAACACGGGGGCTGCTTTCGGGCTGTTCACGGGTGGGGCCCAGTGGCTCTCCTACATCAGCGTAGCCGTGGGGTTCGGAATCCTGTACTACCTCTACCGCAACCCTCGCCTCTCTCGCGTGCAGACGGTGGCCCTCTCGATGATCGCAGCCGGGGCCTGGGGCAACGCCATCGACCGCATCGGCCGCGGCTCGGTGGTGGACTACATCGACATGACCACCAACGTCGCCCCCATCCGCGATTTCCCCATCTTCAACCTAGCCGACATGTGCGTGGTGATCGGGGTGGCCCTCTTGCTCTTGCCCCAGCGGCGCAGGAAGTGGTGA
- a CDS encoding sugar phosphate isomerase/epimerase family protein, giving the protein MNRRRFLQGVAATALAAKGLGRAQNTPRPRVGLQLYTLRDLLGDRFKETLEQVAAMGYKGVEFAGVYGGLNPGELRRFLDGLGLEVAGLHVPLEQLEQGLDGQVALARALGTPYLVCPWLDAGLRGSEAKWRELFGRLERLGKACRAAGLRLVYHNHEFEFEEKVGGRPAFDALFAAAPSLEAELDVAWAHAGGQDPATYVRKYAGRLPLVHLKDHEGRRTVELGRGEVPVEAAVRAAQASGVRWLLVEQDESPRPLESARVSLEWLRSRGLV; this is encoded by the coding sequence ATGAACCGACGGCGATTCCTGCAGGGCGTGGCCGCGACGGCGCTGGCCGCGAAGGGCCTGGGCCGGGCCCAGAACACCCCGCGCCCCAGGGTCGGGCTCCAGCTCTACACCCTGCGCGACCTGCTGGGCGACCGCTTCAAGGAGACCCTCGAGCAGGTCGCGGCGATGGGCTACAAGGGGGTGGAGTTCGCCGGGGTCTACGGCGGGCTCAACCCCGGCGAGCTCAGGCGCTTCCTGGACGGGCTGGGCCTCGAGGTGGCCGGGCTGCACGTCCCGCTGGAGCAGCTCGAGCAGGGCCTCGACGGCCAGGTCGCGCTGGCCCGCGCCCTGGGCACGCCCTACCTGGTGTGCCCCTGGCTCGACGCGGGGCTGCGCGGCAGCGAGGCGAAGTGGCGCGAGCTGTTCGGGCGGCTCGAGCGGCTGGGCAAGGCCTGCCGGGCGGCGGGGCTCCGGCTGGTCTACCACAACCACGAGTTCGAGTTCGAGGAGAAGGTGGGGGGACGGCCCGCCTTCGACGCCCTCTTCGCCGCCGCGCCCAGCCTCGAGGCCGAGCTCGACGTCGCCTGGGCCCACGCCGGGGGCCAGGACCCGGCCACCTACGTGCGCAAGTACGCGGGCCGCCTGCCCCTGGTGCACCTCAAGGACCACGAGGGGCGCCGGACGGTCGAGCTCGGGCGGGGCGAGGTGCCGGTCGAGGCCGCCGTGCGGGCCGCGCAGGCGAGCGGGGTGCGCTGGCTGCTCGTCGAGCAGGACGAGAGCCCCAGGCCGCTGGAGAGCGCGCGGGTGAGCCTGGAGTGGCTGCGCTCCAGAGGGCTCGTTTAA
- a CDS encoding vWA domain-containing protein, whose translation MTFQAPHLLVALLLLPLLAWLYWRVVRRKAREGYGLLPGLERWRQATAHSRNPGRYLPLGLYGLALLLSLLALARPQATIPLPDQSAGIVLSIDVSGSMRATDIAPSRLEAAKAAAKDFVERLPEGIKVGLVSFAGYAVLNAPLTGNHAEVLEQIGYLERRPNTAIGEGLMESVRAFPLGEDGKVLGSATVILLSDGQNRTGIEPEEAAREAAKLGVVVHTIGVGSVNSSDPNVPFAGFDEAELRGIADVTGGRYFAVDSAERLLEVYRELQRQTAWKPQRSEVTALLCLLAGALLASSLLLANWNRRVI comes from the coding sequence ATGACCTTCCAGGCCCCCCACCTCCTGGTGGCTCTGTTGCTGTTGCCGCTGCTGGCGTGGCTCTACTGGCGGGTGGTGCGCCGGAAAGCCCGCGAAGGGTACGGTCTGCTGCCGGGTCTCGAGCGCTGGCGGCAGGCCACGGCACACAGCCGCAATCCCGGGCGCTACCTGCCACTGGGGCTCTACGGGCTCGCCCTGCTCCTGAGCCTGCTGGCCCTGGCCCGGCCCCAGGCCACGATCCCCCTCCCCGACCAGAGCGCCGGGATCGTGCTCAGCATCGATGTAAGCGGCTCCATGCGGGCCACCGACATCGCCCCCAGCCGCCTGGAAGCGGCCAAGGCCGCCGCCAAGGACTTCGTGGAGCGGCTGCCCGAGGGGATCAAGGTGGGGCTGGTGAGCTTCGCGGGGTACGCCGTCCTCAACGCGCCCCTCACCGGCAACCACGCCGAGGTGCTCGAGCAGATCGGCTACCTCGAGCGCCGCCCCAACACCGCCATCGGGGAGGGGCTGATGGAGAGCGTCCGGGCCTTCCCGCTGGGCGAGGACGGCAAGGTGCTGGGCTCGGCCACGGTGATCCTGCTCTCCGACGGGCAGAACCGCACCGGGATCGAGCCCGAGGAGGCCGCGCGGGAGGCCGCCAAGCTGGGCGTCGTGGTCCACACCATCGGGGTGGGGTCAGTGAACAGCTCCGACCCCAACGTGCCCTTCGCCGGGTTCGACGAGGCCGAGTTGCGGGGCATCGCCGACGTCACGGGGGGGCGCTATTTCGCCGTAGATTCCGCCGAGCGGCTGCTCGAGGTCTATCGTGAGTTGCAGCGCCAGACGGCGTGGAAACCCCAGCGCAGCGAGGTCACGGCGCTGTTGTGCCTGCTGGCCGGGGCGCTGCTGGCCTCGAGCCTGCTGCTCGCCAACTGGAACCGCCGGGTCATCTAG